A window of Aeromicrobium duanguangcaii genomic DNA:
GCCGTGGCGTCCTCGCCGGCCAGCGCGTCGCCCTGGTGATGGCGAACGGCATCGACCTCGCCGTCGCCTACTACGGCGTCCTGCGCGGCGGCATGGTCGCCGTCCCCATCAACCCACGCGCCACCCCGCGTGAGATCTCGCGCATGGTCGAGGCCTGCGCTCCCAAGATCGTCGTCGGCGACGCCCAGTCGATCACCCAGGTCCGCCAGGCGGACACGGGGGAGTCGCTCATCGTCGTGCACCGCGCCGCACCTGAGGAGGGCGAGCTGCGCTTCGGTGCCCTGCTCGAGCACGCCGTCGACAGCACCCCGGTGGCGCCCGCCGATCCCGAGTCGCTGGCCGTCGTGCTGTTCACCTCCGGCGCGACAGGCCTGCCCCGCGGCGTGATGCTGACGCACCGCGCGCTCAGCGCCGACATCGACCAGCTGCTGCGGATCGACCACCCGCCGGTCATCACGCCCGACGACGTCGTCCTGGGCCTGCTGCCGATGTTCCACGTCTACGGGCTGAACTGCGTCCTGTCGCTGTCGGTGCGCGCGGGCGCCGCGGTCGTGCTGGTCGAGGAGTTCGACCCGTCCGGCCTCCTCTCCGAGATCGCCGAGCACGGCATCACGAACCTGCCGGTGGCCCCTCCGGTCATCTCGGCCTGGGTCGGTCTGGAGGGACTGCGCGAGGCCCTCGCCGGTGTCCGCCTGATCGTGTCGGGCGCCTCGGCCCTCGATCCCGAGCTCGCCGAGGCGTTCCACGCCCTGTCCGGTCAGCCCGTCGAGCAGGGCTACGGCCTCACCGAGACCGCGCCCGTCGTGACGACCACCGTCGGCGACGGTCGCGAGCCCGGCGTCGTGCCGCCGGCGGGATCCGTCGGCCGCCCCCTGCCCGGGGTCGAGATCGCCCTGCGCGACTTCCTCGGCCAGCGCGCCGCCCCGGGTGACCCGGCCCAGATCTTCGTCCGCGGCGACAACCTGTTCTCGGGCTACTGGCCCGACGGCGAGGACGGTCCCGACGCCGAGGGCTGGTGGGGGACCGGCGACATCGGACTGCTCGACGACGCCGGCAACCTCGTCCTGGTCGACCGACTGCGCGAGACGATCACCGTCTCGGGCTTCAACGTCTACCCCTCCGAGATCGAGGAGGCGGTCGCGGAGGCTCCGGGCGTCGCGTCCGTCGCGGTGATCGGCGTGCCCGACGACCGTACCGGCGAGGCCGTCGTGGCGTTCGTCGTCCCCGAGGACCCCGAGGGCGATGCCGCCCCCGTCGAGACCGCCGTGCGCGAGCTGGCCGCGCAGCGACTCGCGCGGTTCAAGGTCCCGTCGCGGATCCTGGTCGTCGCCGCGCTGCCGCACTCGCCGACGGGCAAGGTGGCCAAGGGCCGGCTGCGCGCCCTGGCCCGCAAGGAGCTGACGTGACCGTCCCGCATGCCGACGACGCGCGGGTCGTCGTCTACTCCCGCGAGGGCTGCCACCTGTGTGAGGTGGCCGAGCAGGTCGTGTCCCAGATCGTCGCCGAGACCGGCGACTCCTGGGCCCGGGTCGACATCGACGCCGACCCGGACCTGCAGCAGCGGTTCACCGACCAGGTGCCCGTCACGTTCGTCGACGGCCGTCAGCACGATTTCTGGCGCGTCGACCCGGCCCGCCTGCGCTCGGCCCTCGCGTAGCCCGACCGGAGGCCGCCGACGTCCGGGTTGACCGGATCGGCGAGACTTGACGCCGTGTCCGATCGCATCTACGTCCGCCGGTACGTCGACCCGCTGCGTCCTCCGTCCATGGGTGTTTTCCGCTCGGGATTCGGCCGGAACTCCGGCAACCTGATCTTCGCGGCGTCCGCCCAGCGGACGCTGACCGTCGACGGGGTGGACGTCGAGACCAACAACCTGAACACGCTGATGCGCAGCGTCGACCGCCTCAACGACGAGGGCCGTCACGTCGTCATCCCCCTCGCGAACGCCTTCCGGCCGGACTACCTGCCCCAGTTGACCGCACTGACGCAGGCCATCGAGCGCCTCACCGTCCCGGTGACGATCCTGGGCGTCGGCGGTCAGTTCGCGCTCGACGGGACCGTCGAGACGACCGACGAGGTCGACGAGGCCGCCCGCCGGTTCATGCGCGCCATCTTGGCCCGCGGCCCGGCTCTCGGGGTCCGCGGAGAGCGCACCGCCGGCTACCTGAACTCGCTCGGCTTCTCGGAGGTCGACGTGATCGGCTGCCCGTCGATGTTCCTGCGCGGAGGCGACCTCAGCATCCGCGACACGGTCCCGACGTTCGGCAAGCAGACCAAGGTCAGCCTGAACCTCACGCCCAGCGTCCCCATCCCGGCCGGGTGGGTCAACGACGTCTTCAAGCGTCACCCCAGGACCGAGTACGTCGCGCAGGACCGCAGGGACCTCGACGCGATGCTGGGTGGTCCGGCGGTCAAGGCTGCGTCGCCGGAGTACCCGTCGTCAGTGCTCCACCGGGCGATCCGGGACAACCACACGGTCTTCCACTGCCATGCGCCGACGTGGATCGACTCGATGGCCGACCGCGACTTCACGGTCGGACACCGCATCCACGGCAACATCACGTCGCTGCTGGCCGGGACGCCCGCCCACGTGATCGTGCACGACAGCCGCACGCGTGAGCTGTGCGAGTACTTCGAGATCCCGCACACGCACGTGTCGGCGCAGACGCGCGAGCACACGCCGCAGCGACTCTTCGAGTCCTCCGACTACAAGCCGCTGATCGCCAACCACCCCGAGCGGCTGGCCCGGTTCGCCGGCTTCCTGGAGCGTCACGGCCTGCGCCACGTGCTGGACCTCCCGGCCGGCGAGGCTCCCTTCGACCGCGCCGTCGCGCAGGTCGAGGTCCGCCCCGGCCTCGTGATCCGGCCGCGCTCGAGCGAGCCCGAGATCCTGGACCTGCGGGCCTGGAACACCGCCCGCGCCGCGCATCGCGACATCGCCCGCGCGACGGCGCGCATCGAGGAGCTCGAAACCCGCCTGGCCGCCGCGGAGTCCCCGCG
This region includes:
- a CDS encoding class I adenylate-forming enzyme family protein codes for the protein MAVNVSDDLRETARRDPEGIALIEPRTDRHVTWAEFDQWADRVAQTLLSRGVLAGQRVALVMANGIDLAVAYYGVLRGGMVAVPINPRATPREISRMVEACAPKIVVGDAQSITQVRQADTGESLIVVHRAAPEEGELRFGALLEHAVDSTPVAPADPESLAVVLFTSGATGLPRGVMLTHRALSADIDQLLRIDHPPVITPDDVVLGLLPMFHVYGLNCVLSLSVRAGAAVVLVEEFDPSGLLSEIAEHGITNLPVAPPVISAWVGLEGLREALAGVRLIVSGASALDPELAEAFHALSGQPVEQGYGLTETAPVVTTTVGDGREPGVVPPAGSVGRPLPGVEIALRDFLGQRAAPGDPAQIFVRGDNLFSGYWPDGEDGPDAEGWWGTGDIGLLDDAGNLVLVDRLRETITVSGFNVYPSEIEEAVAEAPGVASVAVIGVPDDRTGEAVVAFVVPEDPEGDAAPVETAVRELAAQRLARFKVPSRILVVAALPHSPTGKVAKGRLRALARKELT
- a CDS encoding glutaredoxin family protein, yielding MTVPHADDARVVVYSREGCHLCEVAEQVVSQIVAETGDSWARVDIDADPDLQQRFTDQVPVTFVDGRQHDFWRVDPARLRSALA
- a CDS encoding polysaccharide pyruvyl transferase family protein, whose product is MSDRIYVRRYVDPLRPPSMGVFRSGFGRNSGNLIFAASAQRTLTVDGVDVETNNLNTLMRSVDRLNDEGRHVVIPLANAFRPDYLPQLTALTQAIERLTVPVTILGVGGQFALDGTVETTDEVDEAARRFMRAILARGPALGVRGERTAGYLNSLGFSEVDVIGCPSMFLRGGDLSIRDTVPTFGKQTKVSLNLTPSVPIPAGWVNDVFKRHPRTEYVAQDRRDLDAMLGGPAVKAASPEYPSSVLHRAIRDNHTVFHCHAPTWIDSMADRDFTVGHRIHGNITSLLAGTPAHVIVHDSRTRELCEYFEIPHTHVSAQTREHTPQRLFESSDYKPLIANHPERLARFAGFLERHGLRHVLDLPAGEAPFDRAVAQVEVRPGLVIRPRSSEPEILDLRAWNTARAAHRDIARATARIEELETRLAAAESPRGGLLSRLRRTR